Proteins from one Telopea speciosissima isolate NSW1024214 ecotype Mountain lineage chromosome 1, Tspe_v1, whole genome shotgun sequence genomic window:
- the LOC122660925 gene encoding serine/arginine repetitive matrix protein 1-like, giving the protein MGCCISTNKSPGKQAETSKVKEAAGNGESHPPPPPPFEEETVKEVLSETPTPKPSFRNVEALKNHKPSFPKIEKEKPSPPPTPPLPLPPSFTKKGEERANDMESRTTPPPDPSPAVDEISEVSDMCSLSETVSTTTIGERYPVDDGEVRQRVDRSPAKIPRKRPVNGDLPGKTEWGGRSPPARRLNQSPGRRNDSNVMKPSQIHHQSTKDMGGGGGGYTRRQRIPGSGGSVKRDPGESSGRRSRSPATRPVLGRSPSSRAVRSPGRITALDQDNERRPEEAREEGNWPTNESLENPLVSMECFIFL; this is encoded by the coding sequence ATGGGTTGCTGTATCAGCACAAACAAGTCTCCTGGGAAACAGGCTGAGACCTCTAAAGTAAAAGAAGCAGCAGGTAATGGCGAatctcatcctcctcctccacctccatttGAAGAGGAAACTGTGAAGGAAGTGCTATCAGAGActccaaccccaaaaccctctTTTCGCAATGTGGAAGCCCTGAAGAACCATAAGCCCTCTTTCCCCAAGATCGAAAAGGAGAAGCCTTCTCCCCCTCCAACCCCTCCTCTTCCACTTCCCCCCTCTTTCACCAAGAAGGGTGAAGAAAGAGCAAATGATATGGAGAGCAGAACAACGCCTCCTCCTGATCCATCTCCAGCAGTAGATGAGATTTCTGAAGTGTCGGACATGTGTAGCTTGAGCGAGACCGTGTCCACCACAACGATTGGGGAAAGATACCCCGTGGACGATGGCGAGGTCCGACAGAGAGTGGACAGATCTCCGGCAAAGATCCCCAGGAAGCGCCCTGTAAACGGGGACTTACCCGGGAAGACAGAATGGGGTGGGAGATCTCCTCCGGCGAGAAGGTTGAACCAGTCGCCGGGAAGGAGAAATGACAGCAATGTCATGAAACCATCTCAGATTCATCATCAGAGTACTAAAGAcatgggtggcggtggtggtggttatACGAGGAGACAGCGGATCCCAGGGAGCGGCGGTAGTGTGAAACGAGATCCGGGGGAAAGTTCCGGGAGGAGGTCTAGGTCTCCGGCGACAAGGCCTGTTTTGGGGCGAAGCCCATCGTCGAGGGCCGTGAGGTCCCCTGGTCGGATCACAGCTTTGGATCAGGACAACGAAAGGAGACCGGAGGAAGCGAGAGAAGAAGGTAATTGGCCGACAAATGAGTCCCTCGAGAACCCACTTGTCTCAATGGAATGCTTTATCTTTTTGTAG